Proteins co-encoded in one Streptococcus pyogenes genomic window:
- a CDS encoding head-tail connector protein encodes MAVSKELLDSVKLYCKIDFDFEDDIIKEMIESAQEQICFAIEDESTPKMFEGHAKFALAVKKQVKEEYDHRGLSADSFRYPLANGVLNIIHQLRLRGDDS; translated from the coding sequence ATGGCTGTATCGAAAGAGCTATTAGACAGTGTAAAACTCTATTGTAAAATTGACTTTGATTTTGAAGACGACATCATCAAAGAAATGATTGAATCTGCTCAAGAACAAATCTGTTTTGCAATAGAAGATGAGTCAACTCCTAAAATGTTTGAAGGTCACGCTAAATTTGCTTTAGCTGTCAAAAAGCAAGTCAAGGAGGAGTACGACCATCGCGGTTTGTCTGCGGATAGTTTTCGCTATCCGTTGGCAAATGGCGTTTTAAATATCATCCATCAATTACGATTGCGGGGTGATGATTCATGA
- a CDS encoding phage head closure protein: MITRKMNTRITIFSQSGGQNDDGEVVSAIRKDLYTCWAEVLKTQLRDFNYQSKFQNASNLPTNKDTKVFLIRYNPELSIDNTMFVEFDKRIYKIDKIESDESGKDITMISGVSMS; encoded by the coding sequence ATGATTACACGCAAAATGAACACAAGGATAACGATTTTCAGCCAGTCGGGTGGTCAGAATGACGATGGCGAAGTTGTATCTGCTATCAGAAAAGACTTATATACCTGTTGGGCAGAAGTATTGAAAACGCAGTTAAGAGACTTTAATTACCAATCAAAGTTTCAAAACGCTAGCAATCTGCCGACAAATAAGGATACAAAAGTTTTTTTAATTAGGTATAACCCTGAATTATCCATAGATAACACGATGTTTGTTGAGTTTGACAAGCGCATTTATAAGATAGATAAAATCGAATCTGACGAATCTGGCAAAGATATCACCATGATAAGTGGAGTAAGCATGTCATGA
- a CDS encoding HK97-gp10 family putative phage morphogenesis protein → MTKGLDEILANLTKLEVKAPKTAKAAVTKVAKEFEKTLKSNTPVYEIETDERLQEDTVISGFKGANAGIVSKEIGYGKATGWRAHYPNDGTIYQQGQDFKEKTINQMTSRARQIYAEKVKEGLGL, encoded by the coding sequence ATGACAAAGGGTTTAGATGAAATATTAGCTAATCTGACAAAGCTTGAAGTAAAAGCCCCAAAAACCGCAAAAGCTGCCGTGACTAAGGTTGCGAAAGAATTTGAGAAGACCCTCAAATCAAATACCCCTGTTTATGAGATTGAAACAGATGAGCGGCTACAAGAAGATACAGTTATCAGCGGTTTTAAAGGCGCTAATGCTGGGATTGTATCTAAGGAAATCGGTTACGGTAAAGCCACAGGTTGGCGTGCGCATTATCCAAATGATGGTACGATTTACCAACAAGGACAAGACTTTAAGGAAAAGACGATTAATCAGATGACATCAAGGGCTAGACAAATCTATGCTGAAAAAGTCAAGGAGGGACTAGGACTTTGA
- a CDS encoding major tail protein produces MGKVKFGLRDFYYGVLDGNDKVTKAESIKHLPGMKSAKLDITNELVTVPADDGPYVVLSGGISETKLEIELLDLTSDARKDFFGITVEKGVEKYNKNLTPNDIVCLFRTSDENGKAIWIALLKGKFNLPGMEAQTKEGAPDPKPDTTTGNFVARGPKEEVLLVGREGNSGFDLNEFLKCVFVGCVDTEIKKIPIAKQAGEVM; encoded by the coding sequence ATGGGAAAAGTAAAATTTGGACTACGTGATTTTTACTATGGAGTACTAGACGGAAATGACAAGGTTACAAAAGCAGAGAGTATAAAGCATTTGCCGGGAATGAAATCCGCAAAACTTGATATTACCAATGAATTGGTCACTGTGCCAGCAGACGATGGACCTTACGTTGTATTATCAGGTGGAATCAGCGAGACAAAACTTGAAATCGAGTTGTTAGATTTAACATCAGATGCACGCAAAGATTTCTTTGGAATCACAGTAGAAAAAGGTGTTGAGAAGTACAACAAAAACCTAACGCCAAATGACATTGTTTGTTTATTTAGGACTAGCGATGAAAACGGTAAGGCGATTTGGATTGCGTTGCTTAAAGGGAAATTTAATCTTCCGGGAATGGAGGCACAAACAAAAGAAGGCGCACCTGATCCGAAACCAGATACTACAACGGGTAACTTTGTTGCCCGCGGACCAAAAGAAGAAGTGCTTTTAGTTGGACGCGAGGGTAATAGCGGTTTTGATTTGAATGAATTTTTAAAATGTGTATTTGTCGGCTGCGTTGATACAGAAATCAAAAAAATACCAATTGCGAAACAAGCAGGTGAGGTTATGTAA
- the gpG gene encoding phage tail assembly chaperone G, which produces MYEITLKKGGVDKEFKKDFINVEDNLLAVEHQVRQSAVFSDEKRRLDSKAHRKLNESYLQMFVDMYAGQFTVDDLKLSDMSVLDTLNDLYIAALGGEEEEGETEKKEQ; this is translated from the coding sequence ATGTACGAAATTACCTTAAAAAAAGGCGGTGTTGATAAGGAATTTAAAAAAGACTTCATCAACGTCGAAGATAATTTGTTGGCTGTTGAGCATCAAGTTAGACAAAGCGCTGTGTTTAGCGATGAGAAAAGACGCTTAGATTCTAAAGCGCATAGAAAACTTAACGAATCTTACTTGCAAATGTTTGTTGATATGTACGCAGGTCAATTTACAGTCGATGATCTTAAGCTATCCGACATGAGTGTTTTAGACACGCTTAACGACCTTTATATTGCCGCGCTCGGAGGAGAAGAAGAGGAAGGTGAAACCGAAAAAAAGGAACAATAA